From Salarias fasciatus chromosome 5, fSalaFa1.1, whole genome shotgun sequence, a single genomic window includes:
- the LOC115388472 gene encoding butyrophilin subfamily 3 member A3-like has product MTIKLSPPPVPCYVEFHRAQSWSLEQRIVSLEQQQGVSRTALPLTEQRILRLLQPWTCCQLSASVCSSAPELRFSHQTGSEVIRKIVKEDQDALLSCALDGRNIAEDVFDWKTDSSSRREVFFYNRGSSYIDGLPGQDAHFKDRVFHFPEQLAVGNASIVIRKTQVTDSGNYTCYFPFHEPKRRVQYELIVEYILKPRNIPGAAQEPTLSFNKTSDGLLLQCVVRGAFPKPRVEWRDSSGNVLPAEPTFTQKDLSFDVFLQATASTSGFYRCVATQEEIHNEVSADTYVPGPGAASEPSLTILDETKDWALLQCLVKGASPKPSVLWKDDSGNIIKSEEPEVTERGGSYDIVLQTTVTKEGFYHCEVTQEDINHRVSAKIKVFFGVSDSPPIGWIVAAVLGAVVVLFIILLLTGRLRCNRRSHTPVSTN; this is encoded by the exons ATGACCATAAAACTGAGccctcctccagtcccctgttatgtggagttccacagggctcagtcGTGGAGCCTAG AGCAGAGGATCGTgagtctggagcagcagcagggagtgTCCAGGACTGCTCTCCCTTTAACAGAGCAGAGGAtcctcagactgctgcagccATGGACCTGCTGCCAGCTCTCTGCCTCGGTCTGCTCATCTGCTCCGGAGCTGCGGTTCAGCCATCAGACC gggtcagaggtcatcaggAAGATCGTCAAAGAAGACCAAGATGCGCTTTTATCTTGTGCTCTGGATGGTAGAAATATTGCAGAAGACGTGTTTGACTGgaagacagacagcagcagcaggcgtgAGGTGTTTTTCTACAACAGAGGCAGCTCCTACATAGACGGCCTTCCGGGTCAGGATGCTCACTTTAAAGATCGGGTGTTTCATTTCCCCGAGCAGCTGGCAGTCGGTAACGCCTCCATAGTGATCAGAAAAACCCAGGTGACAGATAGCGGGAATTACACCTGCTATTTTCCCTTTCATGAGCCCAAAAGACGAGTCCAGTATGAGCTGATTGTTG agtATATCTTAAAACCCAGAAACATCCCAG GAGCAGCTCAAGAACCCACCCTGTCATTCAACAAAACCAGCGACGGactcctgctgcagtgtgtcgTTCGGGGAGCTTTTCCTAAACCCAGAGTGGAGTGGAGGGACAGTTCTGGAAACGTTCTTCCTGCTGAACCAACGTTCACACAGAAAGATTTGAGCTTTGATGTTTTCCTCCAAGCTACTGCAAGCACGAGTGGATTCTACCGCTGCGTAGCGACACAGGAGGAAATCCACAATGAAGTCTCTGCTGATACTTATGTTCCTGGTCCAG gagCAGCTTCAGAACCTTCTCTCACAATTCTCGATGAGACAAAGGACTgggctctgctgcagtgtttagTCAAAGGAGCTTCTCCTAAACCTTCAGTTCTCTGGAAAGATGATTCTGGAAACATCATCAAGTCTGAAGAACCTGAagtgacagaaagaggaggaagctaCGACATCGTCCTCCAAACCACTGTGACCAAAGAAGGTTTCTATCACTGTGAAGTGACTCAGGAGGACATCAACCATCGAGTTTCTGCTaaaatcaaagtgttttttggtG tttcaGACTCTCCTCCCATCGGATGGATTGTTGCTGCAGTTCTGGgagctgttgttgttcttttcatTATTCTTCTCCTCACAGGACGCCTCAGATGTAATAGAC gttcacacacaccagtgtcaACCAATTAA